The sequence AGAAGACCTCCCTGAGGGGGTATGATGTCAGAACAATGATAGGGTGAAACGTGAAATAGTGTTTGAGTTTCCTAGAGGCCATTACCACTGCATAAACCATCTTCTCAACTTCAAAGTGCTGCTCCTTCGTGCCACTGAGCGATTCAGAGACAAAGTAAATCGGTACCTACCGAAGACCTCCTTTGAGCTACTTTTCCTGAACCAAAAGGGCACTCACTGCCAATGGTGACGCGACTACGTATAGTAGCAATCCACTCCCCAGATCTAGACTGGCCATGGTGGTCAACTTCACCAAATTGCTTTTTAGAGCTTCTAAGGCTCGCTGGTGCTCATCCATCCATCTAATGGGATCTAATGCGATGAAATGATTGAATGAGGTCAATCTTCCCACCAAGTATTACATGCCCTTGATCAACTTTGGAGGCTTCATATCAATGATAGCTTGAATTTTTTATGGGTTCTCTTCGATGCCTCATCTGGATACCATGTATCCCAACAATTGGCCTGAACCGACACCAAAAACACACTTTTCTAGGTTCAGCCTCAGGCCTGCCTTTCGAAGATTGGCAAACATTTCCTCTAGGTCCACCTCATGATCCCCTTCGCACTTGCTTTGAACCTcaatgtcatccacatatatggCTAGACTGCAGTCCAGTTGTACTTGGAGTACTTTGCTTACTAGCCTTGCGAAGGTGGCCCCTGCATTGCATAAACTAAAGGGCATCCGAACATAGCAATATGTTCCTAAGGGTGTGATGAAGCTAGTCTTTGCCTCATCAACTTCGGCCATCCAAACTTGATGATATCCTGAGTAAGCGTCAAGAAAGCTCATGAGCTCTGATCCAGTGGTGGCATCGACTAGTTGGTCTATTATGGCCAATGGGAAGTCATCCATTGGGTGCACCTTGTTTAGATATGTGAAGTTGACGTGCATGCATCATTTGCCATTGTGCTTCTTTACTAAAATAGGGTTCGCTAGCCATTCTGGGTTGCATGACCTCACGGATCACTCATGCCTCTAGCAGCTTCTTTACTTCCTCCTTCATAGTGTCTTGATGATCAGCAGACATCTTTCAAAGCTTCTGCTTTCTTGCTTTTATTCCTGAGATAACATTTAGGTGGTGCTCTATTAGTTCTCTTGGCACTCCTGGGAGATCATTCGATGACCATGTGAATATGATTTCGTGGCCCAAAGGGTAGTCAGTAACTCAAGCTCTTGTTCAAGCAATAACTTAACACCTATGTGTAAACATTTACCCTCATCCTCCAAGTGCAATGGATCCACTTGATGTTGCCTTCGGGCTTGGCTCTTGGTGGCGTGCTATCTTGCCCCTTCATTTCCACCTCAAACACTATGTGCACCTTCTGCTGACCAAGGGTGTAGCCATGCTCTATTCGGTGAACTATACTTTGATCTCCCTAGACAGATATCACACCATCCAGGCtgggcatcttcatgcacagtTATCCATGATGCACCACTGCATCCAAACTTGGACAACAATCCTCTTCCAAAAATGATGTTATACTGGTAAGGAACATTAGCCACATCAAACGTGATATCTTCTATTCGGAGTCCTCCCCCTTTGCCAAAAGATACTGTGAGTAATATCCTTCCCAACGCTTCGATGGGCATCCCCCTGAAACCTTGCAATGGGGTTCCCGCTGGCCACAAATGGCTTTTAGGGATTCCCATCTGATCgaatgcctctgtgaacaggAGATCAGTggaacttcctccatcgatcaggACCTAGCATATCTCCATGCCGAGCACCTCCGCCAAAATGATAAAGGCATCCATATGTGGATAATAATTGAGTCCGAGAGCCTCATGTGAAAAGGTTATCGGCTGATGCGACCATCAAGACCTGACCATCGGGGAACCTATTCCCATATGATTGACTCTGCGCATGTATTCCCTTCACTGTCTCTTGGAATGAAAGTTGTAGCTAGCACCCCCGGAGATGGCCATTATCACACTGCGAGGCCCTTCCACATTCTGGACGAACCTTGCTCCAACTGGAGGGGCTTTAATAGCCATTCTCGACGGGGGTGTTGGTAACTCCGGTGTCTGCGACTGATGTATAGGAGGGGCTTTGGTCTATGATGTGGGGTAATAGGGTGGGTGGGTGTATGCAGGAGTTTGCCCAAAACCAGGCTCGCCCATCATTTCCACATGGTGCACTATTCGAGGATCATGCAAAGACCTCGAATGAGAAGGCCCAGACAACTGTCAGTTTAGCCCTTCCTTCAAGGCCATGACATGAGGGCACAACTTGGTTGTGTGACCCACATCTTCGCCATGTATTACCTAGGCCTCCCGAAGCCGCGGCCTCAACCCCTCGTCAAGCCTCCACCTTTCTGCTTGCTTATATCCGAGCTCTCCTCGATGTTGTGCACTCCTAACTTATGGCGCCTTGACTAGTGAGAGTGATAATGATGAATCCTATGCCTATCCAAGGACCGATGTGCTTCCCTCAGACGCTCTTTTTTCTCCCTTCCTTGGAGTTTCTTCCCTTCGCTCACCCTACTGTTCTTGGCCTATGGGATCAGCCTATCTGCGTGTCTCCAAAGCTCGTCCTCCTTGGCTCTTGAGTACTCCTCCATCTTTATGAACAACTCATCCACGTCCCTTACTGgaatccgcaccaggcgcgagGCCAGGTCACCCGGACGAAGACCTTGTCTTCCAGTGTCTATCACGGTATCATCACTGAAACCCTTCGCTTGACATTTTACCCGCACAAAGCATCGAGTGAACTCCTTTAAACTTTCACCTTTCTTCTGCTTAACTGTGAATAGATCGCCCATAGTAATCGAAGCCGCAGAGTTGCCTTGGAAATGTGATAAAAGCGCCTCCCGAAGCTACTCCTATGAGAATATCATTCTCACTGGGAGGGATGTGTACCATAAGAGCGTAATCCCCTTGATGGCAAGGACAAAAGCCTTGGCCATGGTAGCTTCGTCTCCCCCGAAGACTCTATTCCAGCCTCAAAGCTCGTCACAAACTCATTCGGATCAGTTTCACCATTGCTGAAGTGCAGTCAAGGTATCTTGAATCCCAAAGGCCACAATCGTATTTGCATACTTGTGGCCAATGGGGAGCCTTGATCTATCGCCCGCAGCTGATGGGATTCTTTGGACACTCGCTGATGAAGTACCTCCCAGTCTCCACTGCAACTGAGACCACCTAGAGCTCCTTGCTGAGATGAGAGGGATTGGCGGAGGAACTTGAGTTCCTCACGCAGCTCTTGGATTTTCTTGTTGGCTTTCTCCACTTGAATTTTGTACCGCACATCATTGCCATCATGAACTACCCCATGGTCCACTAGGGCACGTGGGAGAGCTTGATGATGCTCCAGGGCCTTGGGCACAACAATCTGACCTCCATGGTCATCCGGCGCGACCGCTCTGGACCCCCCTGCTCCACTCGGAGCATCAACCCTAGCCAAAGCCCTGGCCACCTCAGTCACTGTTGTTCCTTGTTATTATGAAGGGACCAGCAAGCCCCCTTGCTATTCGTGGACGTTTGTGCATTTTCTTTCCTATTCTTTGGTGGCATGGGACCATCACGTGGTCGTGGGTTTGATCACCTCGGATGGCCCAAAATATTATCATGATTGCAACACAGTGAACAGTGCAATAATTGTTTATATATCTCTTACATTGGGTGAGTGGAGGTGTTTATAGGCATACCTCAATCACTCTCGTTATCATTACAAATTTACCTCTTATCCACAGGAATATTCCTACGAACACTAGAGAATATTCTAAGGAATCTCAGAGGTATTATAGTCATTGTCCACCAACAATGTCCTAAGCAATCAAATTTTGACATGTGTCTCGAGGGGGTCTCGTATTGGACCCTTCATCCAAGTTAGTAGCGATCTCCTTTGAGCCATTTAATTGTCAGAGTTCCAACCAACTTGCAGGTCCCTTTCTAGTTAACCTTCATACTGTTATCGAAGGTCCTTACGCTGCCTTTCTTCGGCTTTGGTGCTTTGGCCAAAGTTAACGAACGGAGTCCATATAGTACCATTCCCCTAATTAATACAACTGTTGCTGAATTATGAAAAAGTCTTGTGGGTAAATATGTCCCTTAAAATGCACTCGATATGATAGATATTTCTTGAGTTTTATATATAGACATATTTAGGGGACCACGACGCTGTGTAGAACGCGTTACACCTATGTCTGTAACCGCACTGAATGCTTTTTCCTAGCACCATTGATGCTTAAATAAACACCGATGAGTAGCTGTAACCTTTCATGTCTTGAAACACCCTTTTATAAGCAACTGTATTGTACATGCCGATAGATCCAAACGTCATGGATTCGTTGATTTCCGATCAGATGGGAATGCCCAAGCGTGGACACTTGGCATGGTACAGTGATGTGACTGTCTCACGACCGATCTTGTCTTCGCGCCTATAAATACAACCCAACCCAAACGCTCACTCCCTCGCAGTGCGCAGTGCGCTTAACACTACACACAGTGCACCTGCACATTCTCTACCTAGCTCACCAAGCAGAGCAAGGCCATGTTGCCGCCTCTCACGTCGAGCACGGCCGTGTCGGCCATGGCATCGCTGTGCGCCCTCCCGTTCCCAGTCCTCGCACCGCTCGTCGCCTCCGCGCTCGCCTTCCTGGTCACCGTGCTCCGGCTCCTGCTGCGGAGGCAGCGCCCGGTGTATCTGCTCAACTACAGCTGCCACCTCCCGGACGTGGAGCGGCAGGTCAACCTGGAGGTGTGCGAGTACTTCGgcctccgctgccgccgctaCTCCGACGACATCGCCGACTTCCTGCGACTCATCTACAGCAAGTCCGGCCTGGGCCAGGAGACCTTCGCGCCGCCCTTCATCTTCTCCGGCAAATTCGAGAAGACGCTGGCGTTCGCGGtgcaggaggccgaggagggCCTCTTCGCCGTCGTGGCGCAGCTCCTCGCTAAGTCCGACGTCAAACCGACCGACATCAGCGTCCTCGTCGTCGCGTGTTCTATGTACTCGCCGATGCCGTCGCTGGCGTCCATGATCGTGCGACGGTTCAAGATGTCCCCCGACGTCAAGTCGTACAGCATCGCCGGGATGGGGTGCAGCGCAGGCACGGTGGGCATCGACACGGCGGCGCGGTCGCTGCGCACGGGACGGAGGCCTGGGTACGCGCTGGTGGTGGTGACGGAGAACACGAGCCTCAACTGGTACTTTGGGGAGAACAAGCACATGCTGGTGACCAACTGCATCTTCCGCGTGGGCAGTGCGGCGGCGCTGGTGACCGATGTCCCCGCGCGCCGCGCCGACTCCAAGTACGAGCTGGTGCGCACGCTGCGGACGCACCACGGCGCCGACGACGCGGCCTACAACGCCGCCGTGCAGATGGAGGACGAGAAGGGCAACATGGGCGTCGCGCTGACAAAGGACCTTGTCCGCGTCGCCGGTGCGGCGCTCCGGAAGCACATCGCCACTCTCGGCCCCTACGTACTTCCCTTCTCCGAGATGTTGCGGTACGCGCACCGCGTGCTGCGCGCGTACGCGGCGGGGAGCCCGAAaacagcggcggcggaggtgccaGACTTCCAGCGCGCGTTCGAGCACATGTGCATCCACTCAGGCGGGAAGGCGGTGATCGACGCGGTGGCGCGGCTGATGAGGTTCGGCCCGCACGTCGTCGAGCCGGCGCGCGCCACGCTGCACCGGTTCGGCAACACCTCCAGCAGCCTCGTCTTCTACGAGCTGGCCTACTTCGAGGCCAAGCGCCGCGTCCGCGCGGGGGACCGCCTctggatgctggccttcggcaCGGGGTTTAAGGCCTGCAGCAACGTGTGGCGCGCGCTCCGCGACGCCGCGCCCGACGCCGACAACCCCTGGAACGGCTGCGTCGACCGCTACCCgatgccaccgccaccaccctctAAAACGCACAAAGCAGCTTAGCGACGCATCCGTCCGTCCATGGTGTGCCCGCGATTCGTGCGGACGTGGGAACGAGAAATAAGAAAGATATGCCTGTGTGCGCTCTAGGGGTGAGTCGATGCTTGGTCGgctcaggttttttttttttttttttgacctttTGGTCGGCTCAATTAGTACCTATGCTAAATGTATTGTTTGAAGCATATGTGTGTATGACAATATCATGAGAAACGCGGCTATGTTTGGAACGTGGAAATATATACATGtgcgtttcttttttttttactcaaatttttttataaagtaCTACAAAATTCATCTCTTCTAAACAGATGAGTTTCAAACTTTGGATTTTAGAGGAATGGACGAATAGCGCAGAGAACAATGCTTGTCTCAATGCCTTGCTTCCtgctttcttttttacttgtctTTCAGTATAATGATTCAGTCTTTGATCATTGTTTTTTCTAAGTTTTTGTTATccaaaattattaaaaatataataatttataagttttttcattacaaatatactaatatcattttcatatgacttatctttaatatttttatatatattaatggtCAAAAAATTTAATATATGATCTTTTTTACTGTATATCCTTAAACgtcatctatttgagaacaaaGCAAGTATTATATATGGTCCTTCACTTATTGGGTCACATTTGGATGGGCTAtcgattttttttgttgaaatttcTACGTTTCATTTGTAGGCTTCACTCTTCATCCTACGGCGATTCAGATCAGTAGTACCGAGCAGGGGTAGAAAACTGTGCAGCTGAATTCAAACCAAAATGCGTACCATGCATAGTCATAAATGGTTGTACAACAGTACATATTGTCTTGTTTATTGGATCAGTCTGAATATCGCAGAATCTCTCTGGACAACATCAAAGATAGGACGACAAGACTACGTAGCATGATCTAGAATCAAGAGGGTCAAGAGGGTCAATTATGATCTAGAATCAAGAGGGTCAATTATGCGAAGGAATACCCACGTTGAGAAATCTAGTTCAAAACAAGAAATTTCAAGGTTTAGGAGAACAGATTAGGATATTTTAAGCTTGATGCGTAGTACTAATTAAACGTGAAACCGGTACCAACAAGATGCTACGACGTTTCAGGATAGacatccattttttttaaaaaaaatagacactcttttttaaagaaatagACACTAAAATTGGTATCGAAGAAAACTCGCACTTGGGAGTTGAATTGGTGTCTCGTACAAGTAGTTGAACTGGTTCACTCATTCATCATATAAATTCACTAAggtttgtttttgttgtgtgtgGCGGTGTGGCGGTATAACTAGCGATACATCCGTCTGTTCGTCTTGTTGGTTATCGGTTCGTCCATGGTGCGCGCTTGAATCATGTTTACGTGTGTCcgaaagaaaataagaaagataAACGTCCATACGTGTGTGCTCTAGCTAGGGACTATGGGTGAGTTCTTTGGTGTTTGATCAGATCAGTTTTACCATGCTAAATTATTGTGAGGCATATATGTGTATCACAATATTATGAGTTTCAATGATAGAAATAAAATTGTGCCGAAGCAATGAATCTAACGAGATAATATGAGCGCGAGATCGTAGATGACACCGGAGATAtgatcactactacataactgACCTTATATGTCgatctatcactgtcggttcctaatgggccggcAGTACGGTTCATTAGCCGCGTGGGAAAAATTAGCCATCGTAGCTTATGAAacagcagtgataagggtcatcactgctaGTCGATagattaagccggcagtgatgccctgctccctcatcactaccggcttaatccaccgaccggCAGAGATAGCAtcacatcactgtcggctggttaaatgagccggcAGTAATGTcccggctatataaaagtcgtcCTCTCCTTCCGTaagctcgagcacaacagagagtggctctgttcttgctcggtgatggccatttttgctcaccaggatcttggtggcttcaaaattttgaggaatcctcatgctctaggtgctcgaaggtgtgtaacttcctcaacaatccatttctatttgaattttatttgctaaattgctctagattttgaaatgatggagataaacctatgaccatgatgttttgagacaatgtagatgcaaattatacctcatttatgatatggaagcttcaattctggttgaaagtgtctttattattgatttacattagctatatgtatgagcatatttatttttggtttttaatgaattagaaaatttagccatgatattaaggtatatagcaaactccaattatattttttatattttaattaattagcaagttctaacatggaaactttaggtatgagcatatttatggttgatttttagtaaattagaaaattagccatgatatttaggtatgtagaaagctctagttatattttttctattttaattaattagcatgttcccaatatggaaactttaggtacaagcgtatttattttgatttttaattaattaaaaaatttcgtcatgatatttaggtatgtagcaagatacaattatatttatgtatgagcgtatttattttgatttttaatgaattagaaaatttcgccatgatatttaggtatgtaggaagatacaattatatttatgtatgagcgtatttattttttatgtttccttaatgagtcataaataaggtgttgaataataaaaaaaaattctaaggatagcaccaacaaatactcattaGAAGCAGACGCGAGAGCATGCAAAAagcagctcctccaacccgagctaattgccggtaggagataaCAAGGtattttatttgttggtgatcgcaaaatgttctagatgttatgaatttagatttacaataatgatataattgtagatagacAGAAGATGGATATATGATTCAAGCCGTGTGAacgtagagtacaagaacggtgtGGATTGTTTCCTAGTACAAGCCgcgacgcacaagtcaaatacacactctcaatacatgtgatgtccatgcgtcgattgcgagaacaagaagcagttctccttgccaaggggctttatgcctggctatacccgttggaccgagcacggtgaaccTGAGATCGTAcatgaagggcaatacattgaaagagaagacgaagacatgtgcaccgatatgccagtcgacgaatacatcgatatgccgccTGCCGAAGATatgttggccgatgatgatctagaggagatgttggccgacgtcgacatcgatgatctagagcagatattgcacgatggggaggggaacttcactaatgaaagagagtttcaaaagttccagtgtatgctagaggactttaaaacactgttgttctcaggctgcgagaaggagcacataaagttgcgtaccgtgctttcactactgcaattgaaggcaagcaatgggtggtctgatacaagcttcactgagttgttactgttcttgaagaaattgcttctaaAGGAAAATGTGTTGCTAGAAAATACGTACCAAGcaaagcaggttgtgtgcccattgggttggaagtacagaaaatatatgcatgtccaaacaattgcatgttgtatcatggAGAGCATGTAGACATGCAAAGATGTCTCGTCTGTAGTGCAGCATGGTACATGCAAGCGTGTGTCGTCTCatttgattttaggtatatacaaaaattaattttgttatatagcaagtttaaatttaaataaatatgtatcgGTTCTTctaggtcaacttaatgttaataaatatagatagtacaaactcaatcgaaatcacCTGAGTAGCACAGTggtttgttcagtcttacttgttgtagggcttgggttcgagtctctacgTGCGTGCACGAAGCTAGAACAAATTTTTTCCACCTCGCGGCACCCgcaatgaaaggggtttcactgccggtggacatattgggcaggcggtgaaactactttcactgccgttGTACttattgagccagcagtgaaagtagtttcacggccggttgtcctagtgagccggcagtgaaggtaccatttcactgccggtggtcatattgagccggcagtgaaagtcctcacTTATAAAAAAAGCTCGATGCCCTacgccctttgacacttagaaaatttttcctGAAACGCCTCCCAACATCGAGGAGCCCACGCCGCCGGAGATCCACGAGCCCATGCTCGTTTTCTGTGTCCTCCTCGATGCCGTCGTCCTCCCTcccaccgccgtcgccgtcctcctgCTCGGTgccattcccgtcctcctcgatgtcgtcatcctcctctccaccgtcatcaccgtcctcctccccgatgccattctcatcctcctcggCGTCATTCCCTGTCCTCCTCAacaccgtcgtcctcctccctgacGCCGATCCCGTCCTCAGTCCCCAACACCGCCTTCCTTGGAGTTGCCTGCCTCTACGCCGTCACCCCGTCCCCGAGGCCGTGTTCCTCCACACGATCGTCCCTGAGCTCCAATACATCATCGCGTTGAGTGCTCTACCGCCCGtcatctccctccacctccctgacggtgtttgtggttgctgtgaagtgataggtactgtgaggttaatggttgatttggtaattgAGTTCTGGTTTCACCAGTTGGTggtttagtcaattgaaattgagcCGATTGAGCTCGATTCTGGTGTTTAGAACTTTGGTGCTTAGGCAATCGATTGGTGGTGGTGTTGTGTTGGTGGAGGTGCTGTGTTGGAGGTGATATGTTCTGTGTTGGAGGtgatatgctctgtgatgatcaaatggaacaCTAAGGTTAGGATAGAtgtctaagtgcaataggtgttaaATCAGTTTGTTCTCTGTTGTTGGATCGGCACAGATTGCCCTGATAGTAGTGGTGCATTCCATTGTTCAGTCCCTGTGCTTATTGTTGGTAGTATGTACATTGCCAGTTAGGCTTGATTCCTAGACTAGGAGCTGCTGTATTTGTTGATttaattaatcttgttttgattgaattctggaagagaaggaaaatctttggtacttctctgatattttgctacttggttagtgtttgtttctcaaagagtaATCCTCTCCTTGTCAGCTTTTATGTCCAGCAGCATTGTCTaggaagaaagctcaatttcagagaacattttttcagttttacatctagttgtgatcttagcttctagcccagcttgtgatgtgtaaaatggacaattagggagcatgATATCatagtcctggggccaattgttatatttatctgagagcaattttattGAATCATCCATATGCTGTTCAATTCATTATTTTGCTTGATGGGAGGTGGTTTTGGTTATGTACTTATGGCACTTACGTGTATGTTCATGTTcagtgtatatgaactactttgtttcttgattaTTATATTCGGGTGGtcctcaagcatattttgcagtcgcaaatgatgaaaggagataactatttaccacacatatgactgcaaagctcgactaggatggttattacacatgcaccttgcacgtcttttcactataccagtcgagcttgcagttgtatataattatctccataatctgatgcggatcaataaaataatagtggcgatgatgatatggctcaagaccgtatttctttattacttctaggactttagtactgatttagtaaaagaaaattgtttAGGCCAACCTCATATATGACGTCCagctcatcttgagagaagctgctctctgaactagtaggactggcacatacatgctgacttgagaagaatgctttctctttGAACATATAATCAatattgaagtcctaataaggccatttgctagagctactgagcctaatagttttttgcaagaatattcTTTAGTGTTAGGGTGCTTtttagtatatcatttttgaatATTCTCTGAAAgaacaatgtgtcaattgtcagtacccttatgcctattttgctatgttacATGttactttttttgttaaatgtggttctaacatactcaattacaatattgtatgtgtatgtattctatctatcgactccttcatagttatctcactctttcgatagcctctctccctccctcgtcggctttatctctacctccctcctttctcagctctctaaAAGTATACTACTCAACCGCTCGTCATCATCATATGCAGAACTTCTAGGAAGGAATGGAACCACCAACTACCAATCTGGCCCAAGTGCCAGAAGGTGATGTAgtgccgccgtcaaacattgaagaaggtagcccgagccactacctcaacctggaacaaatagGCGCCTTCGagtcgatgaggtaattcataattagatgaatgcatttcttctacatattatcgtataggttcccaatagtttttttgcATCTACGCAGATGCTTTATGCTCtagagggtcacgacaatgagcaatcccaggcaCGGCAttgtgtccgaggtccctcgaagatgcctaccgGGCGATTTATGATCACGGAAGTCTctccagcaggggagccaactgcacttgagagagttctggggccatacatgTCAGTCTATGGGATTGtcgttaaggatcacgtgcccatcagctacagattatgGACTGACGAATGAAGTGATCCGCATGTGGTTcttgattcaatcaagaacaacatcttgtggcccaagatattagagaagttcgacttccctgaagagacatatatggaagtagttaagcgtaagacgctaatgatcatgagcctttcatttaagaactggaagagcACACTGAACATAAGATATGTGTAGAAAGATACAACGCCAAATTTCCACAAgtggccgcaactggaagatcattggcaagcctttgcagagtacaagttgtcagaagaagcacagagattgagtgcggtgaacaaagcgactcaaagaagaacctctaccctcATAAAGTCGGTTGCCGTGGatacgtgaggaaagaatggcagtggcaacaacagatCAACTACGATAGAGAGGTGTTACGGCTGAGGCGGAGGGCTAAAGCGATCGATCGacgcacttccttcttgggaggggtacttcttactcgtctgatggaagcttatgctttacgacctccaaagactaCGAAGTGATGCTTCGGATTTTATAGGAAAGGATGAATAGATCAAGGAGCAAAAAAATTTATGCCTGGTTATGGGTTTCACACTTATTAGGTCACATTTAAATCAAGTATCGCCTTTTTTCCTTCTGAAATTCCCATGTTTTAATAAACCTATGTAGTGTTTGCTTCAGCAATCTCAGTATGTGATGAGGATTTGATAGTTAATAACTAAGGCATTACTAGAAATATAGTATATTCTAAGAATGAACTATAATTGTACATGTATATGTCACCTTATATGGTAGGTTTAATAACCGTCATGTGGTAAATATAGTATATACTAATATTCCAGATAGTTCATGTTCTACATGCATGGAAACTATCATCGGATTAAGAAAGAATCCTTCAGATAACACAATTCGGGAAGCTTAGGCTCAAGACTGAGTATGATATGTCTTCCTGACTAGATTATATAAGAAGGGGAGAGGGTACCTCAAAGACGGGACAGGGAAGGATAGctacagagagagagagcgccaAATAGAAACAATACAAGATTGGATAAACATAAACAACCCATTGAGATCCATAGCACATTCAAGCTATGATTAGATTCATCTGATAAGAGTTTCAAGATTTAGGACATGAGATAACTTACCAAAATTCATAAGAACAGATCTAGACACACCTTGTTGTTATTGTTTTCTCCAAAGATTAATCAAGATGGCAATGGTTGTTATCCTAAGGaaggtgtagcgaaaatg is a genomic window of Phragmites australis chromosome 17, lpPhrAust1.1, whole genome shotgun sequence containing:
- the LOC133896751 gene encoding 3-ketoacyl-CoA synthase 17-like: MLPPLTSSTAVSAMASLCALPFPVLAPLVASALAFLVTVLRLLLRRQRPVYLLNYSCHLPDVERQVNLEVCEYFGLRCRRYSDDIADFLRLIYSKSGLGQETFAPPFIFSGKFEKTLAFAVQEAEEGLFAVVAQLLAKSDVKPTDISVLVVACSMYSPMPSLASMIVRRFKMSPDVKSYSIAGMGCSAGTVGIDTAARSLRTGRRPGYALVVVTENTSLNWYFGENKHMLVTNCIFRVGSAAALVTDVPARRADSKYELVRTLRTHHGADDAAYNAAVQMEDEKGNMGVALTKDLVRVAGAALRKHIATLGPYVLPFSEMLRYAHRVLRAYAAGSPKTAAAEVPDFQRAFEHMCIHSGGKAVIDAVARLMRFGPHVVEPARATLHRFGNTSSSLVFYELAYFEAKRRVRAGDRLWMLAFGTGFKACSNVWRALRDAAPDADNPWNGCVDRYPMPPPPPSKTHKAA